Within the Macadamia integrifolia cultivar HAES 741 unplaced genomic scaffold, SCU_Mint_v3 scaffold_185A, whole genome shotgun sequence genome, the region AGATGAGGCCAAAATCAAGGCCATTTTCCATCCTCCATTGAACCGACTTTAGTTGGATGAGAGTGAAGTATAATTCTCAAATCAGAACTCCATTCTCTTGCTTCACAAGCAAATATAAAACGATACCTCATATTCACATCATACCACATTGATCAGAAACAGGACATCGTTCTCCCTAGGTGAATAAATCTATTTGTCAATTTTTACCCCATGCAGGAATGTTTAGCATACTACAGTGTACTTCAGAAACAGTCCTGGTAAGTTTAGAGCAGATTTCTTTGTCTACATATTGAAGATATGATCATATggcatatctttttttttttccccttcagaAATAATCCTCTCAAGGTTGCTGTAGCATTAAGACGACACAGGACAATATCAAAAAGGCTTGTAGATGGAAACTAGGGGCGAGTGGTAGCCAAAGGTGGGGCcaggaattttctctttttttctcttggggTGGGGGGATTAGGGGCACAAAAACAAATGTATTGGGGTATGAGAAAATGAGTAGAAATAGGTTAGGATAGGGAAACagtgattccaaaaatacaagCAATCAACAAGAATTCCAGTAtcaccaaaaagaataatcccAAGGAATATTGAGTTCTTCATCACACCGGAAAACAACTAATATTTTGTGATAAAATTGTGCCCTTGTCATCAAAATTTGTCTAGTTTCAATACATTGTGTCGAACTAACAATAGCCTAGCAAGAGCAACACACCAAAACTCAGGCCAATCTTGAATAATGCCATTTGAATGCCTTGGAAAGCTAAGActaccttatcccaattaaggCAAGTTGATGAGGGCAGTAAGCCGAAGTAGACTAGTCAGTATGGGcttgcggttgtggggtcagtatagggTAGCGtgactagtcaagccgaagacctggatacccattgttagcacaaaaaaataaaaaataaaataatgaggGCAGTAAGCAGTTGACCTACCAGTTCTCCCCTACAAAGGGAGACATTAGAAGGAAGAGATGGTTGTAAGCATAGAAGTTAAAACTCTGCATCAAAATGCCAATTTCATGGATATATTTTGATTGCCATATCCTGCATTTGTCATTATTTTGTGTAGCTGAAAACTCATGAACTTTGATTTACCACAAATCAAGATGAATTAAGACATGGCagtaagaagaaaataaagtgcAAAAGTATTTAAGTGGAAACAAATActttatcaaaataaaaccaTTTCATTATCAACATCCCATTCAAGTACATCAGATTTTCACATTTTTTGGCCAATACAAATTGCTACAAATACaacaaaaaaaactaataaaaaatgacaaataAGCTTCATTGATGCAACAAGCTTTTCTATTTCGTCGAATCTAATTTTCCCACTACGCTCCTTCCTGCTGCAACCTCCATAACACCTCTCGTAACTCCCGCAACTCCTCACGCAACCCTTGCACCTCCTCTCGCAACCCTCGCACCTCTTTTTGCAATTCTTGTAAATCATGGGTGGGATTGTTTATTGGTACTTCTTTATGTAGAAGCTCGGTTGTTGGTGCATTAATGAAATCATACCAAGCACAGTAATTACTGAGATCTTCCACTGCTACCTCCTCCACATCTTTCCTCATGCCAACATCTGAAGCATACCGTTGTGAACAGTAGCACCCGATTGTTATTGCTGCTATCCCATAGATGTTGGAGGTAACAGGGCGCAAGGGTGATTCCAAGGCGGCAGAAACAGAtgcacctattaatgatgttgCTTGGCCACTCTGACTAAATCCTTCTTGATTGACAACAACCAGACTTGTCTTACAATAAATGGCAAAATCTTCACAGTTGTTCTTGAAAACATTGTAAGATCCAAAGCCATTTTTAAGCAGATAGGTTGCTCTATGGATTACAATATCATCTGGGTTTGAGAGAGCAGTGGTACATGTTCCACCCCTTATGTTTGCTAGAAAGACAGCACGACTAACACCATACTCGAAACGTTCCAGGTTACCACCAGCAAGAAAGCAATCTAGACAGTGAGAGACTACTCCATGACTTTCTTCTAATGGTGAGCAGGTGGAACAGAGCTGAAATTGGGGTGGTACAGAGCTGAATTGAAAAACATCCCACACAGTTTTAGTCCCCCCTTCTTGAcctcttcctctggtgaagTGGATTACCTTATCATTTCCAACATAGATGCCTGCATCCATAAGGATAAACTATAAGGATATCGTCTAAGCTTCGATCTAAGGGAGAATAAAATTTAAGAGAATTTTCTTGCACCACctctaaatttaaaatttatatgtATAAGCCCTCTCGCCGAAGAGATGGGATGTGATCCTAAGTaattaagggagaaagagagagagagagaccgtgATGGGCGTAAACAAAAGCTTTCCTCCATGTATAGATGTGATCGCCTGGATTCAAGCTGCCTCTGTCGATCCTGCTTTGGATCATAGATATtaattaagaaggaaaaaaattaatcaatAAAACCACTCAAACATCAACTCAAGAGAGACTCCATCTTAGGAAATTGAAGAGAACAATACCTGTTGGAGAACAGCCCcattctctctcacacacactctCGCTCTAGGCAACAACGGGATTATTTCTAGGAAGCGTGAAATAACATATTTCTTCACAGGtaaggaaagggaaagcaaagcACTTTAatcattagagagagagagagagagagagagagaaagagaggtatTACTGATTATGCGCTTCCCTAGATGTAATATTCATCTTGACCCTGTATTGACTTAGTTTttcaaaagtaaaaataaaggaTAATAGATATAAAAACACCACCTATGTGAGGTAAGCTAGTGCACCAATGAAGGCATGAGATGGGATATCATATAAAGTGATAAAGAAGTCATTTTCTGTAAAGGAATCATTTGAACAGGTAAAAACAGAGATATAGTAGACCCTAGCCTAAGGTACACTGATGGTATCCAGCTTTTTCGTAAAAAGAAAATTAGTgggttattattttttctcataaaaaaaagaaaagttgtcCTTCAACTGTCTAAATGGAAATAACATTAGATGTGAGTAATGTAGGCTACTTTGGTAACActtctgttatttatttatttatttactttcatGAATAACACATCTATTCCAGATAAGTGTTTTATGAGTTAGAAGggttttttcataatttattttttcaaggaaGACTTTTGCAAgggcaaaactttttttttgggtgaagataAAACACGTTTGATAACAAGGATTAAAATATATTTCTAGATTAAACACGTTTGATAACAAGGATACACATCTATTCGTGTAGTGTTTAccctattttgaaaaaataatgattcTTAAATTCATTCAGTTAGCTTGCAAATGTCTAGTGATGAAGTGTCActgttgatattttttaaatgataaattTACCCTTGAAATTGAAGATGTGTTGAGCTATtattctatcttcttctcttgttcacttctctcactctctccctacTCTGTTTCGGTTGCCCTCAAGTTGTAATCGAATAAGAGAATAGAACTATTCTACCAAATCTTTTGAGTTCCATTCGGACCCAGGACGTGGACAAGATGTGTTACAGTTGCATGTCAGGAGTCCCAAAATGCCAACCCTTGAAGTAGGCCGTGACCTCAAACCCCAACAACAGGAGGGAGAACCACAAGAATCCTTCGGGAACACCAGCAAGAAATTGATCCTTCCAGACAATTGAGAATTGGTCTGAAATCTTGTAGATTCTAGCAAAGAATGTGGGCCTTGATAAAAGCATAAATTGGCCTCCTGACTCTAGGGTTCTCAGCCTCGATCTCACTCCCAATCTCCAAATCGGTTCTTCCCGAAGccaagtaggaaaaaaaaaataaaaataaaaaaaagaaatggagagagagagagagttaaggaAAAACGAATGCTTGTGAGCTTTAGTTCAGGAATGGAGACATTCGGATGTATTTTTTGTTCTCTATATTCTAAATGCGTCATGGTTAGGTTGGATTACCTCGCTCCAACTCTCTAATTCCTCGCCAATGTCTATATTGTTCTCTTCCTTTATTCAGAGTGTCGACCATTTGATCCAATGCTTGAGTTGCTTCTGGATCCAATTGGggaaaatcaaaccaatccCTCAAAACGGACAATGGTAATGCAGACGACTTCTTTCCTATGGTTCTGGCTCAGATTCAGATGTGCAACGAGAAGGAAGTACCAATCTCATTCAATGGCTGTTGCAATCTCATTCTAGGGTTCAAAGGTATTTCATAATACAGAGTAAAAGAGGTGAAAAGGATGAGAAGCGccttttttattcatatttggttttagggtcaaaagagtaatttcaatttctaaacTAACGGTGTTAGACTTTAGGGATACGTTtgatattttttgaaatttagggTGATATCTTattatgggtaaaaaaaaaaaaaaaaaaagagaaaaaatactTTAACCAAAACAATTCTAATACATCAACAATATTCATTTTATAGGGGAAAAGAAAACTACCTTGTCACATGTACTTATGCCCCTATATAGGAGGCGAAAATACCACCTTACCCTTTAATTGGATGCTTGTGTTCTTCTTCTGGTTGATCCTTGTACTACCACAATCGCCATGTGAGAGGTAGCAATTCCCAACCCGATTTTatataatattgaaaaaatttcCCAATCTGTGAGAAAATGAGTGATAATAAGACACCGTTTGACAAATTTGGTGTAAGATTTGTTTGACTCTCCCTCTCATGGATAATCTTAGGCATTATTAGACAACGTTTTGTTTTTGtcgtttttatgtttttttgttcttagaaaCGGAGAAATAGcttaaaaagtgtttgataaagtttatgcctatttacaattctagaaacgactttaacaaaacaagtcggacttattacgttgtttctaaaaacgaatttgagagaaaaaaaaagttcgttgtgcccaataaatctttcaactatttaaacataaaaagaggcaaccgagctctctctctctctctctctcttttgggcatctgatgatactattggggtttttagtggCGCGTGAAGGAATTGATAGAATTATATGGTTTCCTATAGAGGTGTACGTTTGACCTTGTTCAAGCTGAGATACCCTAGCCCTGAGTGCTGATCAGGCCAAGCCGCGCTAGGATTGAGGCTTCGTGTTGAGCTCAGCACGgccatttatttttcattcatgtTCTTTcgtgttcttcttcttcgtctttatttatttatttattttttctgcgAGCCTCTATATCTCATTCCCCCGTCCATGATCAAGGCCAATCAACATTAGCCCGGCCTGGTTTTGATACCAGGTCAAAGCTGGATTGAACTGCAGTTTCAAAAGCTTGACTCAACTCGATACTATTGCAGCCCTAGTTGCATGGGACTTTTTTAAGGAAGAAGTTTGGTATAAAATCTCACTTTGAGTTATTGGCTACAAAATCTTCATTAAGTTGAAATTCCTGATGTGGGGTGACAACAAATAGTCTAACATCGGATTTCATTTGAGAGAATCAAAACCAATCTAGAGTCAAATGTTATCTTTGTTTGATCCCTGGgtctctttttgcaagttttatattttaaaggccttatgCAACATCCATTTCAAGTATTGTCAagcctcttctcctcttttcatctaaatttttttctaCTGCTACACCATCAAATGCAAGTTGCGTACCAGAAGGTAATGTTTGGGGCCATttattcttccttcttctcactagttgtatcttcttcttctccagaaATGAGAGAGGCTCCCTTGGAAACATGGCAAGTTGAATTGAGACATGAACAGTGAACAAGTAAGTTAATTCTCAAGATGATATATTCCCTCACCTATAAATAAAAGCTATGATGAGGTAAAAATGGATGAGAAGTAGATTTTATGGGGTAATCCGAATCTGATCTTCCCAACAAACCTGCCTTTGACTATAAATAGAGGCTCCCTATAACTCAGCATTATCATTCACAGGCATTGCTGTGAAgtcatgaaaagaaatgaaatgggaaGTTGGTTATGTGATTCAGAGGAAGAGAGGTCTTACATGAAGATAAGAGCCTTGTTTGGTAGCCAAGGATGACTTGCCTATGTCCTCCCAATAAGACTGAAGGGGTGGTCTTACACTCCCCTTGCCCCTCCCCACCTTGTGTTGTTCATAGCAAGTTTCCTCGGCTAACTTGAGTggcttttttatttcatgttagACATACTTTTCTTGGTTAGAAATGATGAAAATCCTTTGAAGGAGATAAGTGACTCGTTGAAAGAGGCAGGAATTGTTGGTGATCTTATTGTATTAGTAAATGGGCTTTTGTAGCTAGAACCGGTAAGAGAGGCAGGTGTGAAGATGATCTTATTCTCTTAGTAAATGGGCTTTGATCTTTATTATAATTGGAATTACTTGCTTGTGTACAAGTAGTTAAACTGCATTTCGTTATAGCATTTCATGCATGTAGGCATCATCCAAGTGCTTTATTTCAGTTACATTTAATaacatttttatttgaattaatGCGTGGTTTTGCAAGTTTTCCTAGCGTTAATGCCGTAtccttttggattttctttgatgtatttttttcttttagttcttagtaaaattatccttttagaaaaggaaaaaaatgggtGGGTTTGAATATCTGTTGATGCATATCGTCGGCTACATTCTAAAATTTTTGGTATTTGCTTGCATCGGGGTGGGTGAAATTCAATCTTGACAAATGTTCTTTGGTTAACCTAGGAAGAGCTAGCGCAGGAGGTGTCTTCAGAGATCATATGGGTTCTCTGATTCGGTCGTTTAATGACTatcttggggtttttttttagtacaaagaaaaattaagaattacaAAGAGGAAAGGGGGGCAGCCAACCAGGGGTTCATCCCAAGAAGTAGATAGAGGAAAAACATATGCCCGAGTAGCAAGAATATCTTGGGATTCAAACAATTTTCAGGTGGAGTTTCTAGTGCTCATTCGCAGGGTGTACCTTGCTTATAGATTTGGGATTGTCAAAGCTATGGATAGAATTGAATTCTACAGCAGTGTGATATGTGTCTAGCTTAATCACATATTTTGTTTTGTGGCTTAGGATTGGTTGGCGGTTTTTCCATTACTTTCATTTATAAAGTGGAAAATTTCCTATTGCTTTAGGCAGAAGTCAATACAATTGTTGACTTGTTGATGAAAGAGGCAGCAATTGATCTCTCCCTACCAACTTATTTAAAAGAAGTGGCATGGGATGTCATGGGTAGACCTCGTTTCAGCTTTTATAAGTGACATTTTTGTTAGTGGGTTGTGTAtctcttaggctgtgtttggtagccaagaaaagaaaagaaaagaaaagaaaagaaaagaaaaaagtacacatTTTGTACTTTTTGTCCTCAGATTAaagatttttctttgcacttgtaTGTCTTCACCTTAGAGAATATTTctcttttcaaatttaaaatcctcatggaaattgtgaaattttcttttgctcccctaaaaattttcttaccaaaaacgcaagaaaacatgagaaaatatgaaaatataataagacaaaaatgaatgattacacaatgatttgctatgtgtctatctctctcttaaaattctttaccaaaagaaaaaatctctctcttaaaattcaaattttttgaatttttttcttttctttatttttcttctcttggtaaccaaacaaacatactctttttattttctcaccattacttctcttttcttttcttttctagattcttttttcttttctttttttctcttggctaccaaacatagccttactCATGGCAATGTTGATAATGGGTTTTCCTTTCCCTGTGTGAATTGTATTCGccagggtaggggtgtcaacggtccgggtcggtgcggtttcggtccggttccaccggtttcggtgtgagtttggaagtgaccgaaaccgacccaataaggatttatcggtttcggtccggtgtcggtttcggtgcggtttgggttcgggttggtaccggtttggatttattaggttcatttcgatttggatcggttttttaaaccggtatggagccattaggaaacaaccaaatgatgaattgttgaacttcgatttcttaaatcgatttgtaaccgggttggttttgatttttggtctagtttgaattcgattttccatacaaatgtatacaaaactattcaaattttaatttttttaatgaattttggagtgtttcggtttcttaccggtttggtttcggtttcggtccgggttttgagccggtttcggtttggtttcgggttcatccggttttcggtgcggtttggtttggttttggggttacaatactcgaaaccgaaccgaaccaataaggcttcggtttggttcgggTTGTTATCgattcggtccggccggttttaccggttcggtttaggaattgacacccttacgcTAGGGTATGCCTTAATCCTGTACTTTTTTTACATgatcttttatcaaaaaaaaaaaaaaattataataatgatTAATACATAGAGTAAACCTTTCAAATTATCAAATGACACAAGTTCATGTCTTTGATTTTCCCATTCAACAAAAGTACTATATATAATTAATGGTTGTAATTTAGATTCTGGATTGAAGTTTTGATCTAGATCAACTAGAATCCTATCTACTTGCATGTCTTCGACATGAGGCGCATAAGTCCAGGgactttttttaaattgttcatGTTTTTCTTGGTGGATGACATACATATACACAATTGGGTCGTTTGTGTCGGACTACTTGTATGGTGGATGATGAGAATGGctcaaattttcaatttgtaGTTGCACTaggttcttctatttttttcgtTAGAAGatccaaaatatatattaaaaataaagaatgaaacaTATAATACAAAAGTGAGAATCAAGCACCACTAGAAATAGAAAGAGGATCTGCGAGCACCTtttccaccttcagcattgcctcAGTAGTTAATAAAAGACCTGTTACTTGACGCTTTGGCAAGCCTCTTTGTTGGATAGTAGTGAATATAGCATAAGACCTGTATTGACTATGTGTCTAGTTTCATAACTGAAATCAACAGAAAGCTCGGTCGGGTCTACATGTGCAGGCCTGGAATTGATTAGACCTGATCTTGAAGTAACTACGAGTCTATGAACAAAAGGTGATGGTGGGCCTAGTTCATAATCATTGCTTTCCCACTAATGGTGGTTAACCCTTGGATATCCTATCCACTTTTGCACTTCAATTCAATACATTTCAAGGAGAACGAATTAACTTGCTCTAGTTCAAGTGGGATTATTGCCCCATTACAACTAAGATCCATAGAAATTTTAAGTTTGGAAAAGACCACCCTATCCGTTTCAACTTCTTCATATGAAATGGAAATGGTATTTCTGATATTCTGAACTTCACTAAATCAGGGTAGATGAAATAGAACTCGCCAGGAAGGTTTTGTGcatgtgagttttttttttgtttatatgaGTAAATTCATATATTCAACAAGCTCCCTGTTCTCATAGAATCGGACCGGCGACCGAGGTAACCCAAAacccaccaggatcatctgatgcagtaaccCACAACACAACATGCAACACATGACAtgataatataattaaataattcagcGGAAGGCT harbors:
- the LOC122071065 gene encoding protein LEAD-SENSITIVE 1-like; this encodes MDAGIYVGNDKVIHFTRGRGQEGGTKTVWDVFQFSSVPPQFQLCSTCSPLEESHGVVSHCLDCFLAGGNLERFEYGVSRAVFLANIRGGTCTTALSNPDDIVIHRATYLLKNGFGSYNVFKNNCEDFAIYCKTSLVVVNQEGFSQSGQATSLIGASVSAALESPLRPVTSNIYGIAAITIGCYCSQRYASDVGMRKDVEEVAVEDLSNYCAWYDFINAPTTELLHKEVPINNPTHDLQELQKEVRGLREEVQGLREELRELREVLWRLQQEGA